Genomic DNA from Vanrija pseudolonga chromosome 3, complete sequence:
GTTGTGACGacccggcggcgggtggaCGCTGGGCTGGCCGAAGGCCTGCTGGGTGCCGGTGATGCCGTTGTCGTTAATGTTGAGAGTGTTGACGCCGAGAGCGGTGGCGATCCCCATGTTGTAGGGCACGGAGAGATGACTCTGAACCTCAGGCTTGACCGAGGGCATGGCTGCGGGAAGCAGCATGCCGTGGCCAGTCAGAGGGGAGGCGGGGCCCTTCTCCGCCACAGTGTCGGCGACGGACTCAATCTCGATCGCCAGGTCGGTGCTGCGCTCGtggttggccttggcgacaTCGACACGGAGGCCCTGGGTCTTGCCAACAGGCACGCTGAtgggcgaggccgtcgtgtTCTTAGGTGGCGTCGAAGCACCACGGGCTTGGcgcgggggggaggagggggccgGATCGGCGCCGAAACCATCGACGTTCTCGTCGATGGGCGGGATGTTAAAGCGCACAGAGGCGTGACGCTTGTGCTTGAGCTTGGTGGCACCCTGGATCACCGAGGTGTAACCAGTAGGCGGAGGGCTCTTGTAGTGCTCAGAAAGAGAGCGACGATGACCGTCGTTGGCCTTGCGGCGCTTGGTGATCTCAAGCTGGTCGGCAGAGACGGTGGCCGAAGGCTTCACCATGTCGGTGTCCTTAGGGCAGGTGTCCTTGGAGGGGGTGCCAGTCGAGGGAGTGTCGGCGCTGTTGGTGATGTCGCCCATAGGCGACTTCTGGTAGTACTCTGAACGGACACGGCGGTGAAGCGTGCCCTTCATGGTCTTAGCGTTTTGGGCACGGCCAACGTTGGTCGACAGGCGGGGATCGGGGCTGGAGACCTGGCTGATGGAGGGCGACACCACGGAGGTAGAAGCCGAGCGCAGGTGCTTGGGCGAAAACGGCGCAGCACGGCCATTGAGCTCGCTCTTGGGAGTGGACGGGACGCTGTTggcgagcgtctcgtcgtccgtgtTGAAGAACTCCTGGAGGCTGAGACGGCCGAGGGAGTGCGCACGCTGgtgcttgcccttgcgcaaggacgggggcgaggtcacgccaacgccaacgccgaggtcgcgcagcgccgcgaaCCGGTTGTTGGCGGTGGGGGTTGAGGCACCAGGGCTGGTTGTCTGGGCCAGGccctcgaccgccgcggaGAGGGAGGAGTACACCATCTTCGACTGTGAAGTGGAAGTGGTGCGATGAGGGTGAGgatgagggtgagggtgaggatgagggtgagggtgaggtTGAAGTTGGTCCAGACGGGCTCCAAGTTATACCTTCCTGGTGGCGAGGCATTGGAGAAGGTGATGGGACCGTGAAGGCAGCTgatgccactgccactgATGATTTTTGATGGGACCCACAACACAGGCGGTGCAGTGGTATAGTTACGACGCCCAGCAATGATGAAGGCGAGGTGTTGTCATCATTACCATCACACATTCgccccccctcgccccgcctTGGACCCATTGTTTGTAGCGAACGAACTGCATTGATCTACGGATGGTGTTTATGCGCCTACATACTCCTTACTCGCGGTGATGATGACGGCCTCCATGTTGAGCAGGGGGAAGCGCGGCCACTCGGGAGCACCATATGGGTACACGACCTCGTGCCACATACGACCCCAAGAGCAGAACTGATGGAAAACCACCCGCTCCTCTCCAGTTGTCGCGTTGTTGTACATAGTGCGCACACTGACGGCAAACGCGTCCATCTGAGCCTCGAGGAACGACGTGTTCTCCTGCTCGCGCCATAAAGCGACGCACTCGCGGTCCGACTTGATGTGGCCGGTAGTGTGGATGTCGACGTGCAGCTCCAAGTCATCCATGATGTCGTCCAGCTTCTTCGACAGGTAGTAGAGGATACACTCGGCCAAGTGGTGCTTCTCGGGGCCGTAGATGACGAAGTACTCCCGGATGGCGCCGTTGTCGTTCTCGCCCTCACAGTCTACTTCCTCTTCCCactcttcgtcgtcgctgtggtCGACACCTACGGCGGTGAGTGATCGGGTTTGCGATCGCCGCACTTACTCCAGTCGATATCGGGATGGGAGCCCCAGCTCGTGCTGCGAACCATCGCCATGTGCGCAAGTCAAATGTGGGTGATGGGGTGGAAGTGATGGAAGCAGGACCGCGGCCGGGTGCGAGCAGCTCCTTAAGATGGACTTCATTGATCAGGACAGGGTTATGGATGGCTCTAGGCACTGCTAATAGCACAATGGAGCAGCATCGTGACTATACAAGAGCCTAAATGCATAACAAACCGTGGCCCAGCTCCGCCCCCATTGTCTAGACTTCATTCTTTGTCAAGCTGTTGACAAACTCCTCCCTCTTCTTCTGCAACAATGCCGAGTTGGTGGAAAATTCGAAGTTGTGGGCACCGCCGGGAAGGAGCTCCTTGTCAATGCGCGGCACACCAGTGAACTGAGCGGCAACCTCGTCAAAGATGGGCTGGGCTTGTTCCAGTGATTGCCAGTGCAGTtcgatctcggcggcgaggaactGAAGGGGGACCTGGGCGGGAGTTAGGAATGATGGCAGCAACGCATTGGTGGCGACGAACCTTGACCGCTGGGAGGATCTCATTGACGAACTTCTCGTAGGTGGCGAGGTCGGTCCACTCTGTAAGCTCATGCTTGACCGCTACGTGTGTCAGCTTGGTCCCTTGGCTTGGTCTTTTGACTCACCGCCCTCGAATACCCCCTCGAGTCGTGGcaggtgggcgaggtcgaaGAAATCTGGTACGCCGAGGAACAACTTCAGGTCCTGTGCGCTAGGCTCGGCTGGCAATGGTAGTCTCTCCACCTTGGCATCGGAGAAGACGCCCTCGAACAGTGACAAATCTGGGCGGGTCTTGGCTGGAACGACACCAAgggccgacacgccgcgaAGGGGGATGTTATCtccctcgagcgcggcgaggatgagggatgtcgcagcgccgagcgagtgGCCGATGAGGATCACCCCATCCGAGCCCTTGTGGTGGTTGTCGTATGCGTCATTGATGAGCTGCGCATAGAGGGGCGGTGTGGAAAAGACGGGGCGGGACGTGCTGGGAATGGGGTTGGTGCCGTAGCCTGGCCGGTTGACGTTGAGCACGTTGTAGCCGAGCTTGTTGAAGTTGGCCGGAATGCTGCAAAGTCAGTCGCGTCGCAGCTGTGTGCACTCACGAGTGCAGCTCGTTGTCAAAGTATGACGCGTTGGTGCCTGTGCCATGGATCAAGACGAGGAGGGGCTTGGACGATGCACCGGCGTCTGCCGCCGGGTGGAAGATGCCATGCGCCTTGGCTACCTCGTTCTCAGCGTGGATTTTTGTCTTGCTGTTTGACATTGCTTGCGGAGTGACAGAGGTTGGGGGTGGTCGAGCGGCAATACGCGCGAGGGATGTCCTTGAAGCACTATATACTGGATTCAACACTCCGAATACAATGCAAGTCGTGGTATTACGCCATATCTTTCCCTGAGAACCCTATGTAGCGGGCAGTGCACCGACAGTCACCCTGTGTATTCTGAGCATGATGCATGTGATGAACAGACTCGTTTCGATGGCGTGGACGGCCAGCCGGTGAGTGATGCTCGCGGTGACGTGCTCATCCGTGCTTATCCGAATGGATTGGCACTTTGCCTTTAGCCGTCATTTGCCCTCTGCACATGCCGGGCCGGCGGTCtaacggcgccgaggaggcggcgaaTGTTACTGGCACAAGTCGGAGGATCGGTGCGGAGGTCGTaggctggcgacgaggctCTGATGCTTTCCGAATGACCTCGTAATCCAGCCTTCATATCAACAGCAGCGCCCAGAGCTAGGCTGTTGACAGCGATATGCAGAGATATGGAAAGTAGCGCTATCAAACAAGTTGCTGCTTTTCGTCTCGGCTCAGGGGTGTCCGAAATCGAAATATGCCTCAGTGGCAGGGCCGACAGGGATGGAGAGCAGATAAGCAGGGTTGTTCGTCGTTGCCGATTTCGATTCCTTCTCCCGGTTCGAGGGCCTCGGCCAGGTGGACGCCAGATTACAGCCTGAGCTCCCTCCCGAAGTACTTGCGCAAAGGCGAACGCCGGTGCGTCAGACGAGGTAACAGTCAGgaccgagctggccgacctcAGGATCATTTATCTGTCCGGTCTATTTCGCGCACACCGCAGCGGCTCGGTCTCGGCGAGGCTGCGGACGCATGCAGCGTCATTCTGTGCATCGATGGCGTAGACCGATGCGCGAGGTGTTCTGGCCCATGTTCAGTACTTCCTTGCTCGGAAGTTGGACGGATTGCGGCACAGAGTTGGCAAGTGTAGCCATCGCGTCTTGGCACTGCGTGATCACGCGAACGAGCGGCTATTTCCAGCGTTGGTCACCTTGGCTTCCGCGTGAGACATTGAAAAGCAATATAACCACGCGAGGGAGGCACTAAGGCCTGCTCACCCCCCAAGCCATCTACCAACCATGCCGTCGCTGTTACGCAGAATCGAAGCCGTGCTGTGGAGCCCGCCCCCCaccgaccgcgccgagcgcaagctgctgttcaagctcgacgtcgttATTCTGTCGTTCACCTGCTTGGCCTACTTTGTCCTCGCTCTCGGTGAGTACCACCCGCCTGTCCGGTTCGCAAAGCTGACGCTCCAGATGTGTCCAACTTGACCAACGCCGTGGGTTCGACATGCATTGCCGTCGCTAACCCCCTCAGTATGTCTCGGGCATGGCTGAAGACGTGGGCTGTGAGTATCAGAAGCAAATCGTACCACCACCGCATTGCTGACCCTCCAAAGTCAAGGGCAGCCAACTTACCCTGGCCGGGTCGTGCTGGACCGCGGGCTATCTCGTGGGCCAGTGGCCCGCCGCTATCGCCCTCTCGTCGAACCGCATTCCCGTCCGCTACACCTTCTTCACCTGCATGATCGTGTGGTCGGTCTGCACGCTCGCCCTTGCCTGTGAGTTCGGTGTGGGTTGCATGGCTGACGGTCAGTCGTCAAGAATGTGCAGTCGGTCTACGGTTTGCGTTTCGTCCAGGCACTGTTCGAGGCCGCGGTCTTCTCCGGCTCTCACGTGAGTCGAGCGGGTTAGACTTGCGGGTCACCGGCTGACATCCCCCAGTACATCTATGGCTCGTGGtacaaggaggtcgagctcggcgcgaggACAGCGATTGTGGGTAGAGAAAACTCACCCGGAGCTAAGCCACCAGTTCGTGGCCTCGGCCAACGTCGGCAGCCTGTTCAGCGGCGTCATGCAGGGTGCTATTCTCGACGGCTTGGCGGGCAAGAACGGCCTCAAGGCCTGGCAGTGGTTGTTCATCATCGACTTCATTATCACCGTTCCCGTCGCTTTCTACGGGCTGATCTTCTTCCccgacacgccgcacacCACCAAGGCTTGTGAGTTGACTCCTTGCAACCCCTGAAGGCTTCAACTGACAATGTAGTCTGGCTCTCGGCCGAGgaacgctcgctcgcggtATCCCGACTTGGAAACAAGGAGGCAGTCAAGCTCTCGTGGCCGGTCTTTGCCAAGGCGATCCGCAACATTGTCACCGACTGGCGCTGGTACCTCTTCTCGGCTCTCTTCGCCGTCAGCGCGACCAGTTACGAGAAGACTGGCGTGTACGGCGAGATGATCTTCTGGCTCAAGAGCACGGGACGGTACTCGCTCCAGCAGGTCAACTACTACCCCTCGATCTTTACCACGATTGCCATTGTCTCAACTTACGTCTTGACCATCGTCAGTACGATCACGGGCAGTCGTGCCATCATCAACCCGATCATGTAAGTCCAGCCTCCGTCGCCATGTGCTGACAATCAGgttcctcgccgtcttcaTCTCGTCCGTCATGCTGCTGGTCTGGGACATTGGAGACGCCGGCCACTGGTTCGCGTACCTCATTGGTGGGCACATCACTTGAGATCAAAGTTGACCCGCTCAGCCGGCTTCGGTTACGCTGGACAATCGACCAACTTCGCCTGGGCCAACACCATGTgccaggacgacgacattCTCCGTGCGGTGACGCTCTACTCGATGAACCTGTTTAGCAACGTCTGGAACCTGTGGTACGCTATCGCCCTCTGGCCGCAGGCCCAGGCCCCCAAGTTCCGCAACGGCCAGATTGCCACCATTGCGACCGGTGCCGCGTCGGTGAGTTGGAAAGCCTCCGCGGAAGGAACACCTTTGACACCGCAGCTCGTCATCACTGGTGCGATTGTTTACCTCACGCGCAAGTACCCTCGTGGACCTGCGGCCAACAAGGACATCGCTGGGCAGCGCGATGTGGAGGATGTtgaggagaaggccaaggctccagccgacggcggtgacgTTCCTGTCCTTCACCACAGTTAATTAGAGCTGAAGCGCTCGGGATGAATGTTCTTGCTACGGTTTCTGATTCACTACGGGATAAGGATGGAACTGATGACAACATCGGCATGTATGAACTCGAGCCTGGTGAGGCGAGTAAGAGAAAAAGAAAATTATGAAGACACACGCAGCTCTCGACATCGCCTACTTGAGCAGGGCGGGTGCGCAGACCTGGAGGACGTCCGCAGCGAGAACCTCCACCTTCTCTCCGACAGACTCGATGAGCTCGGCCATCTtggtcgtcgcgccggcggcatcgaaGCGCAGGGCGGCCCAGTATCCGAGTTTGGTGTGGGTGATGGGCCAGGGGACGCACATCTtcgcgagctcctcctcgtagTCCTTGTCACAGGGAGTGGCGAGGTGGGCCTGGAGGAAGCGCACCGTGGACAAcatcttggcgagcttggtgTACATCGCCCACATGGTAAGCGAGTTGGGGATGAGACGCCAGAACTGGGCGTAGTGCGCCTCAGTGatgtgctcgaggccgttgGTGATGATCTGGATCTCGACCTCCGCATGGCGGAGTGAGCGGGCCTGAGGCAGGGTCAGCTGGGTGCAGTAGCAGAAGGAATGGACGCACGAGGAGGGTCTTGtgcgtgtcgaggacgatCCACTTGCCGCCCTCAAGCGGCTTACACGCCTCACGAATGCCCGCCGCCTCTTCTGCCCAGCTTACTGCCGCCGTCATGGCCGGCTCAAACTCGGCCACGGTGACCTCGTCTCCGTCGTCAAGGCGAACAAGCCACGGGAGGAAGGTCTTGTGCCCGTTCACCTCGATGCAGAGGAGGGCAGGTTGGTCCTCGGTCGGAGGGATGATGGAGAAGGAGGTGGGAAGCATGGTTGCCGGTTGTGGGTTTGTGAGGTGGTGGAAGGAGTGGGGACGGGAGGTCAGAGGCATGCTTTATATTCAGTCAGGGGGGCTGGTCGTTACTGCAGTTCGATGCTGCTGAGGctggtgatgatgatggtcTGATGAGATGTTGATGGAAGTTGGAAGCACCAAACATGCGATCTGTGGCGGTGTTGACTTTGTGATCGGCGCCGCAGCTTCGACATGTTTGGTTCCAGGTGGCGGAGTCCATCTCAGTCACGCCCATCAATGTCAGAACAATCTCGCATCGACATACCCATCAATCATCGCAGAGTTGCGGAGAACAAAGGGGACGGTGAAGAAGCTTGACAGTGTGAGGCAATCCTGAGGCAAGAACTTTGAATAGAGCATGGCTGCATACGACTACTAGTCAACGAACAGAAACATATTGTGGAGACAATGACCGGGGCACAGCCCACGAATCAATGAGACTTAGAAGCAGCGGCGTACGCCTCCGCGTCGGCCATCAAACCGTAAAAGTTTTCGCCGAGCACATCGAGATGCTCGCCGACCGTCTTGATCGTGTTGGTTAGGTCACAGAACAAGGCGTTCCAGAGGGAAAACTTTCTGCGCCTGGTTTCCATAAGGACGAAATAGAAATCGGCCATAAGCCGCTGGTCTCCCACAGAGTCCATCGTAGCCGCGAGCTTGATGTGGAACGCGCATAGTTCGAGATGAATTGCCGAGAGGAGGCAATCGTTGTCCTCGCGGTTGCGGTTCCAGAAGCGGATGTTAAGAGCCTTCTCCAGGCGCTGGATCTTCTTGAGGAGTTCGTACATCTCCCGGGACATGTGGACCATGCGGCGGTTCTGGAATCAGCACGGAGCATAGTGACGGTGGCGACTTACGATGTCCTCCTTGGAGCCGTGGCTGCGCGAGCGGAAAGCCTTGGGCTGCTGCCTGCGGATGTCGCTCACGACGCGACCAGACTCGCAGGCCCTGGCCATGCCACGACCGTGGTTGTCGTGCACTTCCGTCTCAGGTTTCCAGTCAGGAAAGGGGTCGGGCGGGAGAGTGGAGGGGTTGGGGAGCGTCATGGCCGGGGAGCGGCGGTGCTGAGGTCGGTTGAAGTTCGGGTTGGGGTTCATTGTTGTCGATGTTGGTTGGTGAGGAGTGAACAGAGACAATTGTGGTCCTTATTCATTTCCTGCCCAGAGCTGTGGTTGGCTTCGGGGTTGATGGGCAAAAAGTGAGGCACAACCCCGCACCCAGTGATGACAACGAGTACATAGTGATGTGTCTGTGGCATTGTTTGTGTTGTTTTCCTGCGATTGGGAGTGATCCAATTCAACCACGAGTCATCAGTAGGGCGTGGGGCACAGCAATCGCTCGAATTATTTGGTTCCAAGTGCCACAGCACATACACGCGCCCGTCCTCGCACCCGTCCCTCCACCCTTCTTGATCACAAGTCACTCAACATACGTCTCAACCGCTTGATCACCCGCCATTGCTTTAATACCCCGACCCCAACCATTTCCCGCTCTCTCGTTCAACACCGACTACACACCCTTTACACAAGGACGCGTGATGACCCGTGTCCCCGATCCGTACGCCACCCCTGCTGGCCCCTCACATAGGCACCACTACGACCCCGACCTCCCCGGACGTTCGCAAGCGTCGCAAACTACTCCCGAAGCAACCTCGATCCTCCGACCCCGCACCACTCGTCCCCGCGAGGCCTCGGAGTCGCCTGAGCCCGatggggaggacgaggacgccgggccgaagcgcaagcgcgcaAAGTTTACCCGAGCCAACTTCGATGGACTCTCTCCCGACGAGGTAGAGTTCGTGCGTGGGTTTCGGCCGGGCTTGCACGCGCGGTTGATTACTGTCGTGAGTGGTTCAGTATGGTTCTCAGCTCGTTTCTGTTGCTAACGCAGTTTCttccacctccacccacaccacagCTGCTTGCAATGAAAGACACTGGAAACGACCACTTCGTTCTCACCCCCGCGGCCGCGTGCTCGAATTGCCAGGCGATGAACTGGCCGTGTGTGTCGCGCATCTCGGGGCTCAACAAGTGGGGTTGCGTCGCGTGCACCTCGGGGCTCAAGTGCAGCCACACCAATCTGCGCCACTACAGGTAcctggcgagcgagggagtGTCGGCTGGCAGTGTCCGGTTTCAGGCCTTTGTCACGCTCGACACTCAGCTCAAGCCAATccagacgccgccggcggacgGAAGATCGGTGCTCACCCTGTGGCCCAAGAATCCACagggcaaggaggacaagctgCTCAAGTTTTACCTTCCCGGGGGCAACGTTCCCGTCCCCCCACCGGTCGGTGTGGCCCCTCCCCGCGGCTCCATGCCAGCGGAGGCGCCGAAGGTTGCTTCAgacaaggagaagggcaAAGCCGAAGAGCCCGCCGGCTTTAGGAACCGGATGGAGGCGCTGCTtgaggcggccgcggccgcgcccCGCATGACGACTGCCAACAAGGGCACGCAAGTGACCTCTCCCCACCTGCGTACGAGTGACAAGTGGCAACCACATCCTCCAGGGAGCCGGGTCACAGTCAGCATGGAGCGCGACAACACTGCCCCCGAGGCTTCCAGCTCCTCCAAGCCACCCACGGCAATCATTCCAATGGAGCACCCCGGCCGCGGTACCTACGCCAAGCTCAACCTCATCCTGCGTGCCCTTGGTAGCCGCGACACCTCGGACCCCAACAGGTCATACTACACCTTCGCTCCATGTGCCGTCGATTGCCCGCGGTGCTACGCCATCGAGCTCCGGGGTGTGACCGAGGACACTTTGACGGCAAACTACAACTGCAAATTCTTCGACCGCGTGACGCACCTGGACCACCACATCATCAAGCTGCTGAACCAGGTGTCGAACAAGAGGAATGGATACACCCGTCAAACCCCGATTCCAGCATACCTCTATGAGGCGAAGGTGCCGTGTGTTTGCTGTACCAAGTCAGGCTCGCGCTGCCTCcatgccgaggtcgagctctGGACTCAGGGCGAAGGTCATAACGGACAGCAAGTCAAGACCGCCTCATTGTGTTGTCTAGCCTGTGAGCTCAACGATAAGCGATGTGTCTGGGCCCgcaacgacggcgaggcaCCCAAGACCATTAGGGTGGTTGTGGAGCGCATGACTCCCCCGCAGTCGGTGGGAGAGATgcttgaggagcttggcgcgATCGAGTGTGACAGTATGGACGGGTGAGAGTTGGATTTGAAAGGTGGGACCTGGGTGGTGTCTGCATCTGCAATTTGTGCAGTTATGGATGTGCTTGTGATCGCTGCCTCGGGATTCAGAAGTGTCGTGGGGGCGGATGTTTGGGGCGGCATGCCCACTtgctgccgacgacaacgctTCGTCAACAAATTCAAAGCACTAAGCCCTTCAGTCAGCACTGTGAATACATCGAATTAACCCCCGATTCGCGCCCCACCCATTCAGCAGGATGATGCATTAACCTGGCACAGGACACTAAC
This window encodes:
- the liz1_6 gene encoding Pantothenate transporter liz1 codes for the protein MPSLLRRIEAVLWSPPPTDRAERKLLFKLDVVILSFTCLAYFVLALDVSNLTNAYVSGMAEDVGFKGSQLTLAGSCWTAGYLVGQWPAAIALSSNRIPVRYTFFTCMIVWSVCTLALAFVKNVQSVYGLRFVQALFEAAVFSGSHYIYGSWYKEVELGARTAIFVASANVGSLFSGVMQGAILDGLAGKNGLKAWQWLFIIDFIITVPVAFYGLIFFPDTPHTTKAFWLSAEERSLAVSRLGNKEAVKLSWPVFAKAIRNIVTDWRWYLFSALFAVSATSYEKTGVYGEMIFWLKSTGRYSLQQVNYYPSIFTTIAIVSTYVLTIVSTITGSRAIINPIMFLAVFISSVMLLVWDIGDAGHWFAYLIAGFGYAGQSTNFAWANTMCQDDDILRAVTLYSMNLFSNVWNLWYAIALWPQAQAPKFRNGQIATIATGAASLVITGAIVYLTRKYPRGPAANKDIAGQRDVEDVEEKAKAPADGGDVPVLHHS